A genomic stretch from Prionailurus bengalensis isolate Pbe53 chromosome E2, Fcat_Pben_1.1_paternal_pri, whole genome shotgun sequence includes:
- the LOC122494864 gene encoding izumo sperm-egg fusion protein 1-like isoform X1, translating into MGPQVALLVVALAGCLLPARSCVTCDRRVLAALDALEKEYLPTHLAPERHREVMEKIRETVRNFRDLPDLEDTFLGVIDEATMETSVLSFLRSVRLIRNSGVADDTFVKEFSWMLTLEKAAFRGYVTRFQREDFCPNKCGTMLQLLIWCSNCKKQLHVCRKYRDCGVRQINVHETEDLILDCELDWHKLSQGLTYYSFYRVWGSNSETLVSEGKRPTLIKRLVRPEDAGNYRCELGTERSGPATVVRFEVTVLPKRVIEEIPKSKPGTQSQRFRSLKPSECLNPKDALRGFLFEMLIWGLVFLILGFATSVLCFRSGTLIDSVKSWVRTDKAAAPEDQGPQSRLSQTQLSQSPLSQSQVSQTQLPKVPNEEKGHSTKA; encoded by the exons ATGGGTCCCCAAGTTGCCCTCCTGGTGGTGGCGCTAGCCGGCTGCCTGCTTCCTGCCCGGAGCTGTGTCACGTGTGATCGAAGGGTCTTGGCCGCGCTGGACGCCTTGGAAAAGGAATACCTGCCTACCCACCTCGCCCCCGAGCGTCACAGAGAAGTGATGGAAAAGATAAGAGAAACCGTGAGGAATTTCCGGGACCTACCAGATTTAGAGGATACCTTTCTGGGGGTTATCG ATGAGGCCACAATGGAAACGTCAGTCTTGAGTTTTCTGAGGAGTGTGAGACTTATCAGAAACAGTGGTGTAGCAG ATGACACTTTCGTGAAGGAGTTCTCCTGGATGTTGACTCTGGAAAAGGCAGCCTTTCGTGGCTACGTCACTCGATTCCAAAGAGAGG ATTTCTGTCCCAACAAATGTG GTACAATGCTGCAGCTTCTGATCTGGTGCAGTAACTGTAAAAAGCAGCTTCACGTTTGCCGAAAATACAGAGACTGTGGGG TGCGCCAAATCAACGTCCATGAAACGGAAGACCTGATCCTGGACTGTGAGCTCGACTGGCATAAATTATCTCAAGGCCTGACCTATTACAGCTTTTACAGG GTTTGGGGGAGCAATTCTGAGACCTTGGTGTCCGAGGGGAAACGGCCCACCCTGATCAAGCGACTGGTGAGGCCAGAGGATGCGGGTAACTACCGCTGCGAGTTGGGCACTGAGCGATCCGGCCCAGCCACGGTCGTCCGTTTTGAAGTCACAG TGTTGCCCAAAAGAGTCATTGAGGAGATCCCGAAATCAAAGCCCGGGACCCAGTCTCAGCGGTTTCGATCCCTCAAGCCGTCAGAGTGTCTGAATCCCAAGGACGCGCTGAGAGGCTTTCTGTTCGAGATGCTGATCTGGGGCCTTGTGTTTCTGATCCTCGGCTTCGCCACCTC cgTACTTTGCTTTAGGTCTGGGACCCTGATCGATTCGGTCAAGTCCTGGGTCCGTACCGACAAGGCAGCAGCCCCAGAGGACCAGGGTCCACAAAGTCGGCTGTCACAGACCCAGCTATCACAGAGCCCGCTATCACAGAGCCAGGTGTCACAGACCCAGCTTCCCAAGGTACCGAACGAAGAAAAAGGCCACAGCACCAAGGCTTAA
- the LOC122494867 gene encoding izumo sperm-egg fusion protein 1-like — MGPQVALLVAALAGCLLPARSCVTCDRRVVAALDSFDKEYLPTHLAPERRREVMRTIRATVGNFTKLPNLQRSFIGVIDEATMETSVLSFLRSVKYITNRGLRDDALEKEFSEMLTREKESFQSYVVRFQREDFCPNKCGTMLQLLLWCHICRKHLYLCRKSTDCGVRQINVHEKEDLVLDCELNWHKLSEGLTNYSFYRVWGSNSETLVYKGKRPTLTKPLVGPEDAGTYRCELGTERHGPSTIIHFEVTVLPQRIIVETTSKSSTFVTQPSMFVTRSSTSGTLAEIWHDLSLTVGRAEYPKSENRLRGRLIGLLIWGFVVLIIGILTVVLCFRPGKVIDSMNTWFSADKAGLP, encoded by the exons ATGGGTCCCCAAGTTGCCCTCCTGGTGGCGGCGCTAGCCGGCTGCCTGCTTCCTGCCCGGAGCTGTGTCACGTGTGATCGAAGGGTCGTGGCCGCGCTGGACTCCTTCGATAAGGAATACCTGCCTACCCACCTGGCGCCCGAGCGTCGCAGAGAAGTGATGAGAACGATAAGAGCAACCGTGGGGAATTTCACCAAACTGCCAAATTTACAGCGTTCCTTTATCGGGGTTATCG ATGAAGCCACAATGGAAACGTCAGTCTTGAGTTTTCTGAGGAGTGTGAAATATATCACAAACCGTGGTTTAAGAG ATGACGCTTTAGAGAAGGAGTTCTCTGAGATGTTGACTCGGGAAAAAGAAAGCTTTCAGAGCTACGTCGTTCGGTTCCAAAGAGAGG ATTTCTGTCCCAACAAATGTG GTACGATGTTGCAGCTTCTGCTCTGGTGTCACATATGCAGAAAGCACCTTTACCTTTGTCGAAAGTCCACAGATTGCGGAG TGCGCCAAATCAACGTCCATGAAAAGGAAGACTTGGTCCTGGACTGTGAGCTCAACTGGCATAAATTATCTGAAGGCCTGACCAACTACAGCTTTTACAGG GTTTGGGGGAGCAATTCTGAGACCTTGGTGTACAAGGGGAAACGACCCACCCTGACCAAGCCCCTCGTGGGGCCAGAGGATGCAGGTACCTACCGCTGCGAGTTGGGCACTGAGCGACATGGCCCATCCACGATCATCCATTTTGAAGTCACAG TGTTGCCTCAAAGAATCATTGTGGAGACAACGTCCAAGTCTTCAACCTTTGTAACCCAGCCTTCAATGTTTGTAACCCGGTCCTCAACCAGTGGAACCCTGGCTGAGATCTGGCATGACCTGTCCCTAACTGTCGGGAGGGCAGAGTACCCGAAGTCGGAGAATAGGCTGAGAGGCCGTCTGATAGGGCTGCTGATCTGGGGCTTTGTGGTGCTGATCATCGGCATTCTCACCGT cgtCCTTTGCTTTCGGCCTGGGAAGGTGATCGATTCCATGAATACCTGGTTCTCCGCTGACAAGGCGGGTCTTCCATAG
- the LOC122494866 gene encoding izumo sperm-egg fusion protein 1-like encodes MGPQVALLVAALAGCLLRARSCVICDPRVVAALDALEKEYLPTHLAPERHRQVMERIRETVRNFRDLPYLEDTFMGVIDEATMETSVLSFLRSVRLIRNSDAADDSFEKEVSKILTREKATFQSYILRFQREDLCPNKCGTMLQRLMWCSNCVQDNYICRKSRDCGVRHINVHEKEDMILDCELNWHKLSEGLTYYSFYRVWGSNSETLLYKGKRPTLTKPLVRPEDAGNYRCELGTERSGPATVIHFQVTVLPQRIFGEITSESSTFVTQPSTTETQSPTIRTQSPAIGTEAEEIWGDLSPTLRPSECSNPKNVQTGLLIGLLLWSFLLLILGFVTGILCFRSGMVMDSIKSRYHSEMAAAPRDQAP; translated from the exons ATGGGTCCCCAAGTAGCCCTCCTGGTGGCGGCGCTAGCCGGCTGCCTGCTTCGGGCCCGGAGCTGTGTCATTTGTGATCCAAGGGTCGTGGCCGCGCTGGACGCCTTGGAAAAGGAATACCTGCCTACCCACCTCGCCCCCGAGCGTCACAGACAAGTGATGGAGAGGATAAGAGAAACCGTGAGGAATTTCCGGGACCTGCCATATTTAGAGGATACCTTTATGGGGGTTATCG ATGAGGCCACAATGGAAACGTCAGTCTTGAGTTTTCTGAGGAGTGTGAGACTTATCAGAAACAGTGATGCAGCAG ATGACTCTTTCGAGAAGGAGGTCTCCAAGATATTGACTCGGGAAAAGGCAACCTTTCAGAGCTACATCCTTCGGTTCCAACGAGAGG ATTTATGTCCCAACAAATGTG GTACGATGTTGCAGCGTCTGATGTGGTGCAGTAATTGCGTCCAGGACAATTACATTTGTCGAAAGTCCAGAGATTGCGGGG TTCGCCACATCAACGTCCATGAAAAGGAAGACATGATCCTGGACTGTGAGCTCAACTGGCATAAGTTATCTGAAGGCCTGACCTATTACAGCTTTTACAGG GTTTGGGGGAGCAATTCTGAGACCTTGTTGTACAAGGGGAAACGGCCCACCCTGACCAAGCCCCTCGTGAGGCCAGAGGATGCGGGTAACTACCGCTGCGAGTTGGGCACTGAGCGATCCGGCCCAGCCACGGTCATCCATTTTCAAGTCACAG TGTTGCCTCAAAGAATCTTTGGGGAGATAACGTCCGAGTCTTCAACCTTTGTAACCCAGCCATCAACCACTGAAACCCAGTCACCAACCATTAGAACACAGTCCCCAGCCATTGGAACCGAGGCTGAGGAAATCTGGGGTGACCTTTCCCCAACCCTCCGGCCCTCCGAGTGTTCAAACCCGAAGAACGTGCAGACAGGCCTTCTGATAGGGCTGCTGCTCTGGTCCTTTTTGCTGCTGATCCTGGGCTTTGTCACCGG